A part of Maridesulfovibrio hydrothermalis AM13 = DSM 14728 genomic DNA contains:
- a CDS encoding amino acid ABC transporter ATP-binding protein → MINIKNLHKSFGKLEVIKGIDLHVKSGEVVCIIGPSGSGKSTVLRCINKLEEPTFGTIVVDGHDIMAKDTNINQVRAEAGMVFQQFNLFPHMTILQNVTLGPVKVRKMGKSDADELGLKLLEKVGLKDKARNYPDQLSGGQKQRVAIARSLALQPKVILFDEPTSALDPELVGEVLEVMQKLAKEGMTMIVVTHEMGFAKEVADRLIFIDEGIIQEEGVPSEVFANPKNPRLKDFLGKVVSHL, encoded by the coding sequence GTGATTAATATTAAGAATCTCCATAAAAGTTTTGGAAAGCTTGAAGTCATCAAAGGCATTGATCTGCATGTGAAATCCGGTGAAGTTGTCTGTATAATCGGGCCTTCAGGGTCCGGTAAATCAACCGTTTTGCGCTGCATTAATAAACTTGAAGAGCCTACTTTCGGTACTATTGTTGTCGATGGTCATGATATTATGGCAAAGGACACCAATATTAATCAGGTGCGCGCTGAGGCTGGAATGGTTTTTCAGCAGTTCAACCTTTTTCCACACATGACAATCTTGCAGAATGTTACGCTCGGTCCGGTCAAGGTCCGTAAAATGGGCAAAAGTGATGCGGATGAGCTTGGGCTTAAGCTTCTTGAAAAAGTTGGTCTGAAAGACAAGGCCCGCAATTATCCTGATCAGCTTTCCGGTGGACAGAAGCAGCGTGTTGCCATTGCCCGCTCTCTGGCATTGCAGCCTAAAGTTATCCTTTTTGACGAACCCACATCAGCCCTTGACCCCGAACTTGTGGGTGAGGTGCTTGAAGTTATGCAGAAATTAGCCAAAGAGGGGATGACCATGATTGTGGTTACCCATGAAATGGGCTTTGCCAAGGAAGTAGCTGATCGTCTTATTTTTATTGATGAAGGAATTATTCAGGAAGAGGGAGTGCCGTCAGAGGTGTTCGCTAATCCGAAGAATCCCAGATTAAAAGACTTTTTAGGGAAGGTTGTTTCCCATTTATAG
- a CDS encoding SDR family oxidoreductase, which produces MTQDKVAIITAGGSGMGAGAARKLAAEGYKVAILSSSGKGEALAEELGGFGVTGSNLNPDDLSKLVNGVIEKWGRIDVVVNSAGHGPKGDILEMTDEDWTKGMEVYLLNVIRIARLVTPVMLKQGSGSIVNISTYACFEPEALFPTSGVFRSGLAAFVKLFSDQYAAKGIRINNILPGFIDSLPEKDERRNRIPMKRYGKVEEIAEAIYFLASGKSSYITGQNLRVDGGITRSV; this is translated from the coding sequence ATGACTCAGGATAAAGTAGCAATCATAACCGCAGGTGGAAGTGGAATGGGCGCAGGAGCTGCGCGTAAACTGGCAGCAGAAGGATACAAAGTGGCAATCCTGTCCTCATCTGGTAAAGGAGAGGCCCTTGCTGAAGAGCTGGGCGGATTCGGCGTGACAGGCTCCAATCTCAACCCTGACGATCTGTCGAAACTGGTCAACGGGGTAATTGAAAAATGGGGACGCATTGATGTCGTGGTTAACAGCGCAGGACACGGTCCCAAAGGTGATATTCTGGAAATGACCGACGAAGACTGGACTAAAGGTATGGAAGTTTATCTTCTTAATGTAATCCGCATCGCCCGTCTGGTAACTCCTGTGATGCTTAAGCAGGGCAGCGGTTCTATCGTAAATATCTCCACCTATGCCTGCTTTGAACCCGAAGCACTGTTTCCCACATCAGGAGTTTTCCGTTCCGGTCTGGCTGCGTTTGTCAAACTTTTTTCCGACCAGTACGCAGCAAAAGGAATCCGTATAAACAACATTCTACCCGGCTTTATCGACAGTCTGCCGGAAAAAGATGAACGCCGCAATCGTATCCCCATGAAACGCTACGGCAAAGTTGAAGAAATTGCTGAAGCAATATATTTTCTGGCTTCCGGTAAATCCAGCTACATAACAGGCCAAAATCTGCGCGTGGACGGAGGGATCACCCGTTCAGTATAA
- a CDS encoding amino acid ABC transporter permease, whose translation MAFAFDTSVFWETFPMLVRGLKLTIEITIGGLLFGFILGSGAGLMKLARSFMIRKIAGLYVEAIRGTPMLVQAMFLYYGIPMAMGIRIPPITAGIIIIAVNSGAYIAEIVRGAVQSINPGQVEAGRSIGLTRTQTMLYIIWPQALKRMIPPLGNQFIISLKDTSLLMVIGVGELMRTGQEITSVNFRAFEVYLAVACVYLVMTLSIANVMSMIERKLNTTQR comes from the coding sequence ATGGCATTTGCATTCGATACTTCAGTTTTCTGGGAAACATTCCCCATGCTTGTGCGTGGTCTCAAGTTGACAATTGAGATTACAATCGGTGGATTACTTTTCGGTTTTATTCTCGGAAGCGGCGCAGGGCTGATGAAACTGGCCCGTTCATTTATGATCAGGAAGATTGCCGGACTTTATGTTGAGGCTATCAGAGGAACGCCCATGCTGGTGCAGGCAATGTTCCTTTATTACGGCATTCCTATGGCAATGGGAATACGGATTCCTCCCATAACTGCCGGTATTATTATTATCGCCGTCAACTCCGGTGCTTATATAGCAGAAATTGTTCGCGGTGCTGTGCAGTCCATTAATCCCGGGCAGGTTGAGGCAGGGCGTTCTATCGGCCTTACCCGTACTCAGACCATGCTTTATATTATCTGGCCGCAGGCTTTGAAAAGAATGATTCCGCCCCTTGGCAATCAGTTTATTATCAGCCTCAAAGATACTTCGCTTTTGATGGTCATCGGTGTTGGCGAGCTTATGCGGACAGGGCAGGAGATTACTTCCGTAAACTTCAGGGCTTTTGAAGTTTACCTTGCTGTTGCCTGTGTTTATCTTGTTATGACTCTTTCCATTGCAAACGTTATGAGCATGATTGAGAGAAAGCTCAATACCACCCAGAGGTAG
- a CDS encoding (2Fe-2S)-binding protein yields MTAFSKNILTAADNEYVCYCSKVTKKQITAAINNGASSLADIKSTIGACMDGRCKELNPRGR; encoded by the coding sequence GTGACTGCATTTTCAAAAAATATTCTGACCGCAGCAGATAACGAATACGTCTGCTACTGCTCCAAAGTGACCAAAAAACAAATTACTGCGGCAATAAATAACGGGGCCAGCTCTCTTGCAGATATTAAGAGTACAATAGGAGCCTGCATGGATGGCCGCTGCAAAGAACTTAACCCGCGTGGAAGGTGA
- a CDS encoding ferredoxin-thioredoxin reductase catalytic domain-containing protein — protein sequence MKALSQPTEKSVMLINNYVKKNCKRTGLNLHPMADVSDAVTTGLAMHMDQLKRPLCPCRFYPDKQEAVQERDWLCPCGDMKNYKYCHCMLFVNAEGMPITEHLPEGHEGRETYGEIADPAPERGRRGQHLPK from the coding sequence GTGAAAGCATTGTCTCAGCCGACTGAAAAGAGTGTAATGCTCATTAATAACTACGTAAAAAAGAACTGTAAACGTACAGGACTGAACCTTCATCCTATGGCGGATGTTTCTGATGCGGTTACTACTGGCCTTGCAATGCATATGGACCAGCTCAAAAGGCCTCTTTGCCCCTGCCGTTTTTATCCCGACAAGCAGGAAGCTGTGCAGGAACGTGACTGGCTGTGTCCTTGCGGGGATATGAAGAACTATAAGTATTGTCACTGCATGCTTTTTGTAAATGCTGAGGGAATGCCGATAACTGAGCATCTGCCGGAAGGGCATGAAGGACGTGAGACATATGGCGAAATTGCTGATCCTGCTCCGGAAAGAGGGCGCAGAGGGCAGCATCTACCTAAGTAA
- a CDS encoding UbiD family decarboxylase produces MGYKNTKDCLDALDARGELLRIDTEIDANIEIGAIQRRVFQAGGPALLFTNVKGCQFPMAANIYGTKERVRFIFRDTIEMVERLMKLKLSPMEALKKPWKYLGAPRTAYHTMPRKVSTGPVMENETTVSKLPQLISWPMDGGGYVTLPQVYSESPEAPGFNGSNIGMYRVQLSGNDFTCDEEVGLHYQIHRGIGHHHAQALKKGEQLKVNIFVGGAPAMTMAAVMPLPEGLAEIFFAGAIGGHRIPMVTRQNGLPIPAEADFCISGSITNIEKPEGPFGDHLGYYSLAHNFPVLKVDHVYHRNDAIWPFTTVGRPPQEDTMFGEFIHELTADLVPSVFSGVHEVHAVDAAGVHPLLLAVGSERYVPYAEERQPQELLTNAMGLLGNTQTSLSKYVFIAAKEDMRDGESCHNIPSFFHHMLQRADLTRDLHFITRTTIDTLDYSGISLNQGSKLVFAAAGSKKRELSSTLPTETTLPDGFCDMQVFAPGILILKGPKHQEKRDHPDSRLDRLGEMLKSAKGIEGFPMIVVADDADFTAQNWDNFLWVTFTRSDPATDMYGVGGFTHAKHWGAEKAIIIDARLKTYHAPALEPDPEVEKRVDALGAAGGPLYGII; encoded by the coding sequence ATGGGATACAAAAATACAAAAGATTGCCTTGACGCACTGGACGCGCGCGGCGAACTTCTCCGCATCGACACTGAAATCGATGCCAATATTGAAATCGGCGCTATCCAGCGCAGAGTTTTTCAAGCAGGTGGGCCGGCGCTGCTTTTCACCAACGTAAAAGGCTGCCAGTTCCCTATGGCTGCAAACATTTACGGAACCAAAGAGCGCGTACGCTTCATTTTCCGCGACACTATTGAAATGGTCGAACGGCTCATGAAGTTAAAACTCAGTCCGATGGAAGCTCTCAAAAAGCCGTGGAAATATCTCGGAGCGCCGCGTACTGCCTACCATACCATGCCCAGAAAAGTCTCAACCGGACCTGTCATGGAAAATGAAACCACCGTCTCCAAACTGCCGCAATTAATATCATGGCCAATGGACGGCGGCGGTTATGTAACACTGCCGCAGGTTTATTCAGAAAGCCCTGAAGCCCCGGGTTTTAACGGTTCGAACATAGGCATGTACCGGGTACAGCTTTCCGGTAACGACTTTACCTGCGATGAAGAAGTTGGACTGCATTACCAGATTCATCGGGGTATAGGACATCACCATGCACAGGCTCTCAAAAAAGGTGAACAGCTTAAAGTAAATATTTTCGTTGGCGGTGCACCTGCCATGACGATGGCAGCAGTAATGCCACTGCCGGAAGGACTGGCTGAAATCTTCTTCGCCGGCGCCATAGGCGGACACCGCATTCCTATGGTTACACGTCAGAACGGGCTGCCCATTCCGGCTGAGGCTGATTTCTGCATCAGCGGGTCCATCACAAATATTGAAAAACCTGAAGGTCCGTTCGGAGATCACCTCGGCTACTACAGTCTTGCGCACAATTTTCCGGTTCTCAAAGTCGACCATGTGTACCATCGTAACGATGCCATCTGGCCGTTCACCACGGTAGGCCGCCCGCCGCAGGAAGATACCATGTTCGGCGAATTCATCCACGAACTGACGGCTGACCTCGTTCCGTCAGTCTTCTCAGGAGTTCATGAAGTGCACGCCGTGGACGCAGCCGGAGTACATCCCCTGCTGCTGGCTGTCGGAAGTGAACGTTATGTTCCATATGCCGAAGAGCGTCAGCCGCAGGAACTGCTGACCAACGCAATGGGGCTGCTCGGCAACACCCAGACCTCACTGTCAAAATATGTATTCATCGCAGCAAAAGAAGATATGCGCGATGGCGAATCATGCCATAACATTCCTTCCTTCTTCCACCATATGCTGCAACGCGCCGACCTGACCCGTGATCTTCATTTTATAACAAGAACCACCATTGATACACTCGACTATTCCGGCATCAGTCTGAATCAGGGATCAAAGCTGGTCTTCGCCGCCGCAGGATCTAAAAAGCGGGAACTGTCCAGCACACTGCCCACAGAAACAACCCTGCCCGACGGATTTTGCGACATGCAAGTTTTTGCACCGGGCATCCTGATCCTCAAAGGACCGAAACATCAGGAAAAACGAGATCACCCCGACAGCCGTCTGGACAGACTGGGCGAAATGTTAAAATCAGCCAAAGGCATTGAAGGATTCCCCATGATCGTTGTCGCAGATGATGCCGATTTCACTGCGCAAAACTGGGATAATTTTCTCTGGGTAACCTTCACCCGCTCCGATCCGGCAACGGATATGTACGGGGTAGGAGGCTTCACCCACGCCAAACACTGGGGCGCGGAAAAAGCAATCATCATTGATGCAAGGCTGAAAACCTACCACGCTCCGGCGCTTGAGCCAGATCCCGAAGTAGAGAAACGCGTAGACGCACTGGGGGCCGCCGGAGGGCCGTTGTACGGCATTATTTAG
- a CDS encoding TIGR02285 family protein: MRYIYPIILMIIFLFPQAAKCNDNTINWYHADFAPGIINEKGHFWDKGYHNILERHIKASLPEYKHVYRTANFRRILRQIQISNACSIALLKTASREKYVEFSNPTMVGMMNGIHILKKRINEFKPFIDDDGFISIDALFNKSKLKMGISNGRRYGSAIDKIITGHPDSDNIVIQYKGEVFARLIKVLQIEHGIDYVIGYPQEMKWLIFRGIVKDNFTFIPIKEEPRYVLSYVGCTKNKWGKKIISKINKVLKGTYYEPYKASYQNFLPHEAVKLHNKYVREVFP; the protein is encoded by the coding sequence ATGAGATACATATATCCCATAATCTTGATGATTATTTTTTTATTTCCCCAAGCAGCCAAATGCAATGACAATACCATTAACTGGTATCATGCCGACTTCGCCCCCGGAATAATTAATGAAAAAGGCCATTTTTGGGACAAAGGGTATCACAACATTCTGGAAAGACATATAAAAGCCTCCCTTCCTGAATACAAACACGTATACCGGACTGCAAACTTCCGCCGCATTCTCCGGCAAATTCAAATAAGCAATGCATGCAGTATCGCTTTGCTGAAAACTGCCAGCCGTGAAAAATATGTTGAATTCAGCAATCCGACAATGGTCGGTATGATGAACGGAATCCATATATTAAAAAAGAGAATAAATGAATTCAAACCATTCATCGATGATGACGGTTTTATTTCAATAGACGCCCTTTTCAATAAATCAAAGCTGAAAATGGGTATATCCAACGGCCGCCGCTACGGCTCTGCAATAGACAAGATTATTACAGGTCATCCTGATTCAGATAACATTGTTATACAATATAAAGGTGAAGTCTTCGCCCGCTTGATAAAAGTGCTACAGATCGAACACGGAATTGATTACGTCATAGGCTATCCTCAAGAAATGAAATGGCTGATATTTCGAGGAATTGTAAAAGATAATTTCACCTTCATCCCCATTAAAGAAGAACCCAGATATGTTCTTTCATACGTAGGATGCACCAAAAATAAATGGGGAAAGAAAATCATATCAAAAATCAACAAAGTCCTTAAAGGCACATACTATGAACCATACAAAGCCAGCTATCAAAACTTCCTCCCTCATGAAGCTGTTAAGCTTCACAACAAGTATGTGCGTGAAGTCTTTCCATAG
- a CDS encoding glutamine synthetase III translates to MSANMSRQSAIATVTNYTAPKASFSFADTKPTDIFGCNVFNDNVMKDRLPKDVYKSLHKTIEEGAKLDPSIADTVANAMKEWALEKGATHYTHVFYPLTGLTAEKHDGFLSPAANGNAIAEFEGKLLIQGEPDASSFPNGGLRATFEARGYTAWDVTSPAYIIENPNGTLLCIPTAFISWTGEALDKKTPLLRANQAVNGPAQRILRIFGDKSGNRVVSNAGPEQEYFLIDRNFFFARPDLQMAGRTLFGAKPAKGQELDDHYFGAVPRRVLSFMMDAEHELYKLGVPVKTRHNEVAPGQFEIAPVYEQANIATDHNQMIMTTLKSVAKRHGMTCLLHEKPFAGINGSGKHLNYSLSCAGHGSLFDPGENPHKNAQFLIFCAAVIRSVHKYSKLLRAVVASASNDHRLGANEAPPAIISIFLGDHLSEIFNKIQEGDSPTPTSTGFLKAGVDTLPPLPRDAGDRNRTSPFAFTGNRFEFRAVGSNASIAGPQVAINSIMAESLDFIADELEAFMDGDESKLNDAVNKVIKDIMDAHGQVVFNGDGYSKEWHKEAVEERGLPNLRTSADAIPEIASPEVVEMFTKYNVFTKEELESRKEIYLEQYNQAIVTEAALVEKLAKTHIFPGAVRYQKELAETCANMKAIGIPFTTDVLEDVTEKLRAMQAATVELKKVMEGNTAEDPAEEAKYLCSKALPAMLEVRKYADLLEDVVADDLWCLPSYSEMLFIK, encoded by the coding sequence ATGAGTGCCAACATGTCCCGCCAGAGCGCAATCGCCACCGTTACAAACTACACTGCGCCCAAAGCATCTTTCAGCTTTGCAGACACTAAACCCACCGACATTTTCGGATGCAACGTTTTCAATGATAATGTAATGAAAGACAGACTGCCAAAAGATGTCTACAAATCATTACATAAAACTATTGAAGAAGGCGCAAAGCTTGATCCTTCCATTGCTGATACCGTCGCAAATGCAATGAAGGAATGGGCACTTGAAAAAGGTGCGACTCATTACACTCATGTTTTCTATCCTCTGACCGGACTTACTGCTGAAAAACATGATGGATTCCTCAGCCCGGCGGCTAACGGCAATGCAATTGCCGAATTTGAAGGAAAACTGCTTATTCAGGGAGAGCCTGACGCATCCAGCTTTCCTAACGGCGGCCTGCGTGCAACCTTTGAAGCACGTGGATACACAGCCTGGGACGTAACAAGTCCTGCATACATCATTGAAAATCCTAACGGAACTTTACTGTGCATCCCCACCGCGTTCATCTCATGGACAGGGGAAGCTCTCGACAAGAAGACTCCTTTGCTCAGAGCAAATCAGGCTGTTAACGGTCCTGCGCAGCGCATCCTTAGAATTTTCGGCGATAAATCAGGTAACCGTGTAGTCTCCAATGCCGGCCCCGAGCAGGAATACTTCCTCATCGACAGAAACTTTTTCTTCGCCCGTCCGGACCTCCAGATGGCAGGCAGAACTCTGTTCGGCGCAAAGCCGGCTAAAGGACAGGAACTCGACGATCATTACTTCGGCGCAGTCCCCCGCCGTGTACTGTCATTCATGATGGATGCTGAACACGAACTCTACAAACTCGGAGTGCCGGTAAAAACCCGTCACAACGAGGTTGCCCCCGGACAGTTCGAAATTGCACCGGTTTACGAGCAGGCCAACATCGCAACCGACCACAACCAGATGATCATGACCACTCTTAAAAGCGTGGCCAAAAGACACGGCATGACTTGCCTGCTGCACGAAAAACCATTTGCAGGAATCAACGGCTCCGGCAAGCATCTCAACTACTCTTTGAGCTGCGCAGGTCACGGCAGCCTTTTTGATCCGGGCGAAAACCCGCACAAAAATGCTCAGTTCCTGATTTTCTGCGCCGCAGTTATCCGCTCTGTACACAAATACAGCAAACTTCTGCGTGCAGTTGTCGCTTCCGCATCCAATGACCACCGCCTTGGTGCAAACGAAGCTCCTCCGGCAATTATATCAATTTTCCTAGGTGATCACCTCTCTGAAATCTTCAACAAAATTCAGGAAGGCGACTCTCCAACCCCCACAAGCACAGGTTTCCTTAAAGCCGGCGTTGATACACTTCCCCCGCTTCCAAGAGATGCAGGAGACCGTAACCGTACCAGCCCGTTTGCTTTCACAGGCAACCGCTTTGAATTCCGCGCAGTAGGATCTAATGCTTCCATCGCCGGACCTCAGGTTGCAATCAACAGCATAATGGCTGAATCTCTTGATTTTATTGCAGACGAGCTTGAAGCTTTCATGGACGGAGACGAATCTAAACTTAACGATGCAGTCAACAAAGTAATTAAAGACATCATGGATGCTCATGGTCAGGTTGTTTTTAATGGCGACGGCTACTCTAAGGAATGGCACAAAGAAGCAGTCGAAGAACGCGGCCTGCCGAACCTTCGCACATCTGCTGATGCTATCCCTGAAATAGCTTCTCCTGAAGTTGTTGAAATGTTTACCAAGTACAACGTCTTCACTAAGGAAGAACTTGAAAGCCGCAAAGAGATCTACCTTGAGCAATACAATCAGGCTATCGTCACAGAGGCAGCTCTGGTTGAGAAACTTGCCAAGACTCATATCTTCCCCGGTGCAGTGCGTTATCAAAAAGAACTGGCTGAAACATGTGCAAACATGAAAGCAATCGGCATTCCTTTCACAACGGATGTACTTGAAGATGTTACCGAGAAACTTAGAGCCATGCAGGCTGCTACTGTTGAACTGAAAAAAGTAATGGAAGGCAACACGGCTGAAGACCCGGCAGAAGAAGCTAAATATCTCTGCAGCAAAGCACTTCCCGCCATGCTTGAAGTACGTAAATACGCTGACCTCCTTGAAGATGTCGTTGCAGACGACCTCTGGTGTCTGCCCAGCTACTCTGAAATGCTTTTCATCAAATAA
- a CDS encoding TylF/MycF/NovP-related O-methyltransferase, translating to MKIAEFDSEKRFFYENGYYLTSDKTRIPKLLAHYELYKMVLDLPGHIVECGVFKGASFMQWVTFREAFEHPFSRKVIGFDIFGPFPETEFEADESKRQFFIDETGGGVGLSVDEIEASLKFKGISNCELIKGDITRTVPDYMKAHPELKISLLHIDTDIYEPAVTILENMYNSIVRGGILVLDDYGIFPGETKAVDDFFADKDVVINKLPFSHQIPAYIVKK from the coding sequence ATGAAGATAGCTGAGTTTGATTCTGAAAAACGTTTTTTTTATGAAAATGGATACTATCTTACTTCTGACAAAACGCGAATCCCTAAGCTGCTTGCTCACTATGAATTATATAAAATGGTGCTTGATTTGCCTGGACACATTGTTGAATGCGGCGTGTTCAAAGGAGCATCTTTTATGCAGTGGGTCACCTTTCGCGAAGCGTTTGAGCATCCATTTTCCCGTAAGGTGATTGGTTTTGATATATTTGGTCCTTTTCCCGAGACTGAATTTGAGGCTGACGAGAGCAAACGTCAGTTTTTTATAGATGAGACGGGAGGTGGAGTAGGCTTGAGCGTGGATGAAATCGAAGCGAGCTTGAAGTTTAAGGGTATCAGCAATTGTGAATTGATCAAAGGAGATATAACCAGAACCGTCCCCGACTACATGAAAGCTCATCCAGAGCTTAAGATCTCTCTTCTTCATATTGATACAGATATTTATGAACCAGCGGTCACGATCCTTGAAAACATGTACAACAGCATTGTTCGGGGGGGGATTTTGGTTCTTGATGATTATGGAATTTTTCCGGGTGAAACTAAGGCGGTTGACGATTTTTTCGCAGATAAGGATGTTGTAATTAATAAATTACCTTTTTCTCATCAGATTCCAGCGTATATTGTTAAAAAATAA
- the glnH gene encoding glutamine ABC transporter substrate-binding protein GlnH, giving the protein MKKLLSLVVAALMTVAMVGTAFAGKLTVACDTSFPPFEFKDPATGKHTGFDVELWEAIAKKIGADYTLQPMDFNGIIPGLQSNQVDVGIAGITIKPERAKVVDFSDGYYNSGLLILVKKDDNSVNDIKDLKGKIIATKLNTTSAEFAKKAGAKEVKLYPNSDAMFMELMAGGADAVIFDSPVIADFMRKAGKGQVKVVGPLYNGQQYGIAFPKGSKLVAKVNAALKELRKSGEYRELYIKWFGTEPK; this is encoded by the coding sequence ATGAAAAAATTGTTGTCACTCGTTGTTGCTGCGCTCATGACCGTAGCTATGGTCGGAACTGCTTTTGCCGGTAAACTTACAGTAGCTTGTGATACAAGCTTCCCTCCTTTTGAATTTAAAGATCCCGCAACTGGAAAACATACTGGTTTTGACGTTGAACTCTGGGAAGCCATCGCTAAGAAAATCGGAGCCGATTACACTCTCCAGCCTATGGATTTCAACGGAATCATCCCCGGTCTTCAGTCTAATCAGGTTGATGTAGGCATCGCAGGCATCACTATTAAGCCTGAACGTGCTAAAGTTGTCGATTTTTCTGATGGTTATTACAACTCCGGTCTACTCATTCTCGTTAAAAAAGATGATAATTCTGTAAACGATATCAAAGACCTTAAAGGTAAGATTATCGCTACTAAGCTGAACACCACTTCCGCGGAATTTGCAAAAAAAGCCGGTGCTAAAGAAGTAAAACTGTACCCCAACAGCGATGCAATGTTCATGGAACTCATGGCTGGCGGTGCTGATGCGGTTATCTTTGACTCCCCCGTTATCGCAGACTTCATGCGCAAGGCCGGTAAAGGTCAGGTTAAAGTTGTTGGTCCTCTTTACAATGGCCAGCAGTACGGTATTGCCTTTCCTAAAGGAAGCAAGCTTGTTGCAAAAGTAAACGCTGCTCTTAAAGAACTGCGTAAAAGTGGCGAATACCGCGAACTGTACATCAAATGGTTTGGTACCGAGCCTAAATAA
- a CDS encoding PH domain-containing protein: MGLLDGLMGNASEVNIEDVQEELSPIMADSEKVERAFKVVRDMYVFTSGRLILIDKQGLTGKKVEYLSIPYKSISTFSVETAGHFDLDSELTMWISGRRDPVKKELKKGSDVVGIQKLLANKILR; the protein is encoded by the coding sequence ATGGGACTTTTAGACGGCCTGATGGGCAATGCCTCTGAAGTAAATATTGAAGATGTACAAGAAGAACTTTCACCGATCATGGCCGACTCTGAAAAAGTAGAACGCGCTTTTAAGGTTGTGCGCGACATGTATGTCTTCACATCCGGCCGCCTCATCTTGATAGATAAGCAAGGACTGACCGGAAAAAAGGTAGAATACCTTTCCATTCCCTACAAATCTATCTCCACCTTCTCAGTTGAAACTGCCGGTCATTTTGACTTGGATTCTGAATTGACCATGTGGATTTCCGGCCGCCGTGACCCCGTAAAAAAAGAACTCAAAAAAGGCAGCGATGTTGTAGGTATCCAGAAGCTTCTGGCAAATAAAATCCTGCGCTGA